The Arachis hypogaea cultivar Tifrunner chromosome 19, arahy.Tifrunner.gnm2.J5K5, whole genome shotgun sequence genome has a window encoding:
- the LOC112779490 gene encoding F-box only protein 6, protein MSMMWNNLPFDLLSNIFSFLSPDSLAIARTVCRNWHACSNSYPLIPRITNCATKCKALQPWFLALPIRNHRPCCYAHNPDTNNWHELPLEFLPISLVKPIATIGSLILLRITNSTTLQLVLCNPFTRQFRYLPNLNMSRTNPAVGVTLSEYPKNDVLFQFPCFRIYVAGGMSEASSQGGATYNPTSEMYDSTKNNENWEIVGSMPVEFSVRLTVWTPNENVNIKEKLYWITSARAYSVMGFDVSNNTWFQLGVPMAERLEFATLVRRSHENLGLVGGTCDGGGCIWELNDDGGTWWLVDKVPIELGLRLLSGQRNWDSVKCVGSDGVICLYRDLGSGMVVSRRIGEKGKWEWNWVEGCGFVKGKQVHNCSIRGTLIHPTLASSVIF, encoded by the coding sequence ATGTCTATGATGTGGAACAACCTTCCCTTTGATCTCTTATCCAacatcttctcttttctctcaCCAGATTCCTTGGCCATAGCAAGAACAGTTTGCAGAAACTGGCAtgcatgttcaaattcttatCCTTTGATTCCAAGAATTACAAACTGTGCAACAAAGTGTAAGGCTCTTCAACCATGGTTCTTGGCTCTTCCAATAAGAAACCATAGACCATGTTGCTATGCACATAATCCAGATACCAACAATTGGCATGAGCTTCCACTTGAGTTCTTACCAATTTCATTGGTTAAACCAATTGCTACAATTGGAAGCCTAATCTTGTTGAGGATCACAAACTCCACAACACTTCAACTTGTTCTATGCAACCCTTTTACAAGGCAATTTAGGTACCTTCCTAATTTGAACATGTCAAGGACTAATCCTGCTGTTGGAGTAACCCTTTCGGAGTATCCGAAAAATGATGTTCTGTTTCAGTTTCCTTGCTTTAGAATCTATGTAGCTGGTGGCATGTCTGAGGCATCATCACAAGGTGGTGCAACATATAATCCAACTTCAGAGATGTATGATTCAACAAAGAACAATGAGAACTGGGAAATTGTTGGGTCAATGCCTGTGGAATTCTCTGTTAGGCTAACAGTTTGGACACCAAATGAGAATGTGAACATCAAGGAGAAATTGTATTGGATCACATCTGCAAGGGCATATAGTGTTATGGGGTTTGATGTTAGCAACAATACATGGTTCCAACTCGGCGTGCCCATGGCGGAGAGGCTCGAATTCGCGACACTTGTTAGGAGGAGCCATGAGAATTTGGGACTTGTTGGTGGAACTTGTGATGGTGGTGGTTGCATTTGGGAGCTGAATGATGATGGGGGAACATGGTGGTTAGTGGATAAGGTTCCAATTGAATTGGGGTTGAGATTGTTGTCAGGGCAGAGGAATTGGGATAGTGTGAAATGTGTTGGTAGTGATGGTGTTATTTGTTTGTATAGGGATCTTGGTTCTGGAATGGTGGTTTCTAGAAGAATTGGTGAAAAGGGTAAGTGGgaatggaattgggttgaagggTGTGGTTTTGTTAAGGGGAAACAAGTGCATAATTGCTCAATTAGAGGAACACTCATACACCCAACTCTTGCTTCCTCTGTTATCTTTTGa
- the LOC112777657 gene encoding RNA-binding protein involved in heterochromatin assembly dri1 translates to MSRPGDWNCRSCQHLNFQRRDSCQRCGDSKYGDRVVDFGGFGGGGGRGSSFGMMTGSDVRPGDWYCAAGNCGAHNFASRSSCFKCGAFKDDLAGAFNSEFSRSRYGGGGGGGGGRPGWKSGDWICSRSGCNEHNFASRLECFKCSAPRDY, encoded by the exons ATGAGCAGACCAGGGGACTGGAACTGCAGGTCATGCCAGCATTTGAACTTCCAAAGGCGGGATTCGTGCCAGCGATGCGGCGACTCGAAATACGGCGACAGAGTCGTCGATTTCGGGGGttttggaggaggaggaggtagagGATCTTCATTTGGAATGATGACCGGTTCCGACGTTCGCCCCGGCGACTGGTACTGCGCCGCAGGTAACTGCGGTGCACACAACTTTGCTAGCCGCTCTAGCTGCTTTAAGTGTGGTGCATTCAAGGATGACTTGGCTGGCGCCTTCAACAGCGAATTCTCGCGCTCGAGATAcggcggtggcggtggcggcgGCGGCGGTAGACCTGGATGGAAATCCGGTGATTGGATATGTAGCAG ATCAGGATGCAATGAACACAACTTTGCTAGCAGACTTGAATGTTTCAAATGCAGTGCTCCAAGGGACTACTAG
- the LOC112776482 gene encoding uncharacterized protein, with the protein MASHDQSFRTGEAKGQTQEKTNQMMSNIGDKAQAVKDKTAQEAHSAWDKTAQTAQAAKDKTQQAAQTARDRTSDTAQNTREKAQNTAGATRDKASEMGQATRESAQAGKDNAGGFLQQTGEKVKGMAQGAADAVKQTFGMAPHEDEHEHPRRDH; encoded by the exons ATGGCATCTCATGATCAAAGCTTCAGAACTGGTGAGGCCAAGGGCCAAACTCAG GAAAAGACCAACCAGATGATGAGTAACATTGGGGACAAGGCCCAAGCTGTAAAGGACAAGACAGCCCAAGAGGCCCATTCTGCATGGGATAAGACAGCCCAAACAGCCCAAGCAGCAAAGGACAAGACCCAGCAGGCAGCCCAAACTGCAAGGGACAGGACTAGTGACACGGCCCAAAACACAAGGGAGAAGGCCCAAAACACTGCTGGCGCAACAAGAGATAAAGCATCAGAAATGGGCCAGGCCACTAGGGAATCGGCCCAGGCCGGTAAGGACAATGCTGGTGGGTTCCTTCAGCAAACTGGGGAAAAGGTTAAAGGCATGGCACAAGGTGCTGCTGATGCTGTGAAACAAACATTTGGAATGGCGCCACATGAAGATGAACATGAACACCCAAGAAGGGATCACtag
- the LOC112775577 gene encoding uncharacterized protein isoform X1, translated as MASSKRWANLICSIAFSIYFVIIIFQVPIFSVPCRIGICKTPLEVTSSQLIASEVFPVFIVKALLYPGAIAKAIIHWKPFPSFGNLLERHKLNTRPVSAASDLQRLEVIAGSYLSVGGAINGLIKPGRMSLLGMLLLMWALIREVIMGHAKSVHIYPAMYIAVASAFFSIKKDVRKIVRSFAGEEVVKVKRH; from the exons ATGGCTTCTTCCAAGAGATGGGCTAACCTAATTTGTTCCATTGCTTTCTCAATATATTTCGTTATCATCATCTTTCAAGTCCCCATTTTCAG TGTTCCATGCAGAATTGGAATATGTAAGACACCATTAGAAGTGACATCTTCTCAGTTGATTGCAAGTGAGGTCTTCCCAGTTTTCATAGTGAAGGCTCTTCTCTACCCAGGAGCTATTGCAAAGGCTATTATCCACTGGAAACCGTTTCCGAGCTTTGGAAATTTGCTCGAGCGGCACAAATTAAATACAAGGCCAGTCTCGGCTGCATCAGATCTTCAACGCCTAGAG GTTATAGCCGGAAGTTACTTGTCAGTGGGAGGAGCAATTAATGGGCTGATAAAACCAGGTAGAATGAGTCTCCTTGGAATGCTTCTTCTCATGTGGGCTCTAATTAGAGAAGTCATTATGGGGCATGCTAAAAGTGTTCATATATATCCAGCAATGTACATTGCAGTAGCATCAGCattcttttctattaaaaaagatGTAAGGAAGATTGTTCGTAGTTTTGCTGGAGAGGAAGTTGTGAAGGTAAAGAGGCACTGA
- the LOC112775576 gene encoding 3-isopropylmalate dehydratase small subunit 1, with amino-acid sequence MAFTTTTPQNLTTFTTSSHKPKLPFSPSHSLTFPTHPNQTLTSRAISTAISTSTRIHSLFTPRATSSPSSSTTAAETTFHGLCYVVGDNIDTDQIIPAEYLTLVPSKPDEYEKLGTYALIGLPSSYATRFVEPGESKTKYTVVIAGANFGCGSSREHAPVALGASGAAAVVAESYARIFFRNSVATGEVYPLESEGRLCEECRTGDVVTIELKESKLINHTTGKEYALKSIGDAGPVIEAGGIFAYARKTGMIPSH; translated from the coding sequence ATGGCATTCACAACAACCACACCTCAAAACCTCACCACCTTCACCACCTCCTCACACAAACCCAAACTTCCATTCTCTCCCTCTCACTCCCTCACATTCCCCACTCACCCAAACCAAACCCTAACTTCACGCGCCATCTCCACCGCCATTTCCACCTCCACGCGCATCCACTCTCTCTTCACCCCACGCGCCACCTCATCCCCTTCTTCCTCCACCACCGCCGCAGAAACAACCTTCCACGGCCTCTGCTACGTCGTCGGCGACAACATCGACACCGACCAAATCATCCCCGCTGAGTACCTCACTCTCGTTCCGTCAAAACCCGACGAGTACGAGAAGCTGGGAACCTACGCGCTCATCGGCCTCCCGTCCTCCTACGCCACGCGTTTCGTCGAGCCCGGCGAGTCGAAAACCAAGTACACAGTCGTCATCGCCGGCGCCAACTTCGGCTGCGGATCATCCCGTGAACACGCGCCAGTTGCGCTTGGCGCGTCGGGTGCAGCGGCCGTGGTTGCGGAGTCATACGCGAGGATATTCTTCCGGAACTCAGTGGCGACCGGAGAAGTTTACCCGCTGGAATCGGAGGGGAGGTTGTGCGAGGAGTGTAGGACTGGTGATGTTGTTACGATTGAGTTGAAGGAGAGTAAGCTGATCAATCATACCACTGGAAAGGAGTATGCGCTGAAATCAATTGGAGATGCCGGCCCTGTTATCGAGGCCGGTGGGATCTTCGCTTATGCGAGGAAGACCGGCATGATTCCGTCTCATTGA
- the LOC112775577 gene encoding uncharacterized protein isoform X2 has translation MASSKRWANLICSIAFSIYFVIIIFQVPIFRIGICKTPLEVTSSQLIASEVFPVFIVKALLYPGAIAKAIIHWKPFPSFGNLLERHKLNTRPVSAASDLQRLEVIAGSYLSVGGAINGLIKPGRMSLLGMLLLMWALIREVIMGHAKSVHIYPAMYIAVASAFFSIKKDVRKIVRSFAGEEVVKVKRH, from the exons ATGGCTTCTTCCAAGAGATGGGCTAACCTAATTTGTTCCATTGCTTTCTCAATATATTTCGTTATCATCATCTTTCAAGTCCCCATTTTCAG AATTGGAATATGTAAGACACCATTAGAAGTGACATCTTCTCAGTTGATTGCAAGTGAGGTCTTCCCAGTTTTCATAGTGAAGGCTCTTCTCTACCCAGGAGCTATTGCAAAGGCTATTATCCACTGGAAACCGTTTCCGAGCTTTGGAAATTTGCTCGAGCGGCACAAATTAAATACAAGGCCAGTCTCGGCTGCATCAGATCTTCAACGCCTAGAG GTTATAGCCGGAAGTTACTTGTCAGTGGGAGGAGCAATTAATGGGCTGATAAAACCAGGTAGAATGAGTCTCCTTGGAATGCTTCTTCTCATGTGGGCTCTAATTAGAGAAGTCATTATGGGGCATGCTAAAAGTGTTCATATATATCCAGCAATGTACATTGCAGTAGCATCAGCattcttttctattaaaaaagatGTAAGGAAGATTGTTCGTAGTTTTGCTGGAGAGGAAGTTGTGAAGGTAAAGAGGCACTGA
- the LOC140181899 gene encoding uncharacterized protein: protein MAVDPYNLSPADQPGLILVIQQLAKDNYHSWSRTIQKALNTKHSAAELWNNLKEHFQHGNGPRVFELKCDLMNLRQGVMSVSQYFTRIKVLWEELNSYRPVQCNCSDARAMQEFLQTKCIHCFLMGLDESFSQIRGQILLLEPFPTINKVLSLVTQEEKHRAIGASLNSASQNQVAFLARNQQQTQSQGHGRGMVKKDRPLCSHCGILGHTINKCYKIHGYPPNFGKKEGT from the exons ATGGCTGTGGATCCTTATAATCTCTCTCCCGCTGATCAACCTGGTCTGATCTTGGTCATTCAACAACTCGCTAAGGACAACTATCATTCTTGGAGCCGCACGATACAGAAAGCCCTCAATACCAAAC ATTCTGCAGCGGAGTTGTGGAACAATTTGAAGGAGCATTTTCAACATGGAAATGGCCCTCGCGTGTTCGAATTGAAGTGCGACTTGATGAATCTTCGACAAGGTGTCATGTCTGTGTCACAATACTTCACAAGAATCAAGGTTCTTTGGGAAGAATTGAACTCATATCGCCCGGTGCAATGCAATTGTAGTGATGCGCGTGCCATGCAAGAGTTTCTTCAAACTAAGTGTATCCACTGTTTCCTCATGGGATTGGATGAATCCTTTTCACAGATTCGCGGGCAAATCTTGCTCTTGGAACCTTTTCCCACAATTAACAAAGTCCTTTCTCTTGTAACACAAGAAGAAAAACATAGGGCAATAGGAGCTTCACTCAATTCTGCTTCCCAGAATCAAGTAGCCTTTCTGGCAAGAAATCAGCAACAAACACAATCTCAAGGTCACGGCAGAGGCATGGTGAAGAAAGATAGACCCCTCTGCTCGCACTGTGGAATTCTTGGGCACACTATCAACAAATGTTACAAAATTCACGGTTACCCTCCAAATTTTGGCAaaaaggaaggaacatga